The following proteins come from a genomic window of Shewanella halifaxensis HAW-EB4:
- the nrdA gene encoding class 1a ribonucleoside-diphosphate reductase subunit alpha, with translation MNSNMTVTKRSGERETIDLDKIHRVIEWAAKGLNNVSVSEVELRSHLQFFDGIATEAIHETIIKAAADLISPEAPDYQFLSARLAVFHLRKKAFGQFEPPKLYDHVVKLVEQGKYDAHILEDYSQEELDILDGYIDHWRDMNFSYAAVKQLEGKYLVQNRVSHEIYESAQFLYILVAACLFAKYPKETRLKYVKDFYDATSLFKISLPTPIMAGVRTPTRQFSSCVLIECGDSLDSINATSSSIVKYVSQRAGIGVNAGRIRALGSPIRGGEAFHTGCLPFYKYFQTAVKSCSQGGVRGGAATLFYPMWHLEVESLLVLKNNRGVDDNRVRHLDYGVQINKVMYQRLIQGGMISLFSPSDVPGMYDAFFEDQQEFERLYLKYEADDSIRKKQIKAVELFSLMMQERASTGRIYIQNVDHCNTHSPFDSKVAPVRQSNLCLEIALPTKPLNNINDPDGEIALCTLSALNLGAIKKLDELEPLADLAVRALDNLLDYQDYPIISAKKASMNRRTLGIGVINFANYLAKEGVRYSDGSANGITHKTFEAIQFYLLKASMKLAQEQGACPAFHETTYAKGILPIDTYKRDLDKICDEPLHLDWETLREEIKTHGLRNSTLSALMPSETSSQISNATNGIEPPRGLISVKASKDGQLKQVVPDFEKYQYSYELLWQMPNNDGYLQLVGLMQKFVDQSISANTNYDPTRFEGGRVPMKVLLKDLLTAYKYGVKTLYYHNTRDGASDSLDDITAIEKEDDSCAGGACKI, from the coding sequence ATGAATAGCAATATGACAGTCACAAAGCGTAGTGGCGAGCGTGAGACTATCGATCTCGACAAAATCCATCGTGTTATTGAATGGGCGGCAAAGGGACTTAACAATGTCTCAGTCTCAGAAGTAGAACTGCGTTCTCACCTGCAATTTTTCGACGGCATTGCAACTGAAGCCATCCATGAGACTATCATTAAAGCGGCTGCTGACTTAATTTCCCCCGAAGCACCTGATTATCAGTTTCTTTCTGCTCGTCTTGCTGTATTCCATTTACGTAAGAAAGCCTTCGGCCAATTTGAACCACCGAAACTATACGATCATGTCGTTAAACTTGTTGAGCAAGGCAAGTATGACGCACACATTCTAGAAGATTACAGCCAAGAAGAGTTAGATATTCTTGATGGCTATATCGATCATTGGCGCGATATGAACTTCTCTTATGCTGCGGTTAAGCAGTTAGAAGGTAAATATCTAGTTCAAAATCGTGTTAGCCATGAGATCTACGAAAGTGCGCAATTCCTGTATATTTTGGTTGCAGCCTGTCTTTTTGCTAAGTATCCAAAAGAGACGCGCCTGAAATACGTAAAAGACTTCTATGATGCGACATCATTATTCAAAATTTCACTGCCTACGCCAATTATGGCTGGCGTTCGCACGCCAACTCGTCAGTTCAGCTCATGTGTACTGATTGAATGTGGTGATAGCCTAGACTCAATTAACGCCACATCATCATCAATCGTTAAGTATGTTTCTCAACGTGCCGGTATTGGTGTCAATGCAGGCCGTATTCGCGCACTTGGTAGCCCTATCCGCGGTGGCGAAGCATTCCATACAGGTTGCTTACCATTTTATAAATACTTCCAAACAGCGGTAAAGTCGTGCTCTCAAGGCGGCGTACGCGGTGGCGCTGCTACCTTGTTCTACCCAATGTGGCATCTTGAAGTTGAGTCGCTGTTGGTACTTAAGAACAACCGTGGTGTTGATGATAACCGTGTTCGTCATTTGGATTATGGCGTTCAAATCAACAAGGTGATGTATCAACGCCTTATCCAAGGCGGCATGATCAGCTTATTTAGTCCATCAGATGTGCCTGGAATGTACGATGCATTCTTTGAAGATCAACAAGAGTTTGAGCGCTTATATCTTAAATATGAAGCCGATGACAGCATTCGTAAGAAGCAGATTAAAGCGGTAGAGTTATTCTCGCTGATGATGCAAGAGCGTGCCTCTACGGGCCGCATTTATATTCAGAACGTGGATCACTGTAACACTCACAGTCCATTTGACTCTAAAGTGGCACCAGTTCGTCAATCTAACTTGTGCCTTGAAATTGCACTACCCACTAAGCCGTTAAACAACATTAACGACCCTGATGGTGAGATTGCACTTTGTACACTTTCAGCATTGAACTTAGGTGCAATTAAGAAGTTAGATGAACTTGAGCCACTGGCTGATCTTGCCGTACGTGCACTTGATAACCTGCTTGATTACCAAGATTACCCAATCATCTCTGCTAAGAAAGCATCGATGAATCGCCGTACTCTAGGTATAGGCGTAATCAACTTTGCCAACTATTTAGCGAAAGAAGGCGTACGTTACTCAGACGGTTCAGCTAACGGCATTACCCATAAAACATTTGAAGCCATTCAATTTTACTTATTGAAAGCCTCAATGAAGCTTGCTCAAGAGCAAGGGGCTTGTCCAGCGTTTCATGAAACCACTTACGCTAAGGGTATTCTACCCATTGATACCTACAAGCGTGATCTAGATAAGATTTGCGATGAACCATTGCACCTCGACTGGGAAACACTGCGCGAAGAGATCAAGACACACGGTCTACGTAACTCTACGCTTTCAGCGCTAATGCCGTCAGAGACCTCTTCACAGATCTCTAACGCAACTAACGGTATTGAGCCACCCCGTGGTTTAATCAGTGTTAAAGCGAGTAAAGATGGCCAGCTAAAGCAAGTGGTACCTGATTTTGAAAAATATCAGTATAGCTACGAGCTATTATGGCAAATGCCTAATAACGATGGTTACTTGCAGTTAGTCGGATTGATGCAAAAGTTTGTTGATCAGTCTATTTCGGCGAATACCAACTACGACCCTACTCGTTTTGAGGGGGGCCGTGTACCGATGAAGGTACTATTGAAAGACCTGTTAACCGCTTATAAATATGGTGTGAAGACACTTTACTATCACAATACTCGTGATGGGGCTTCAGATAGTCTTGACGATATCACTGCCATTGAGAAAGAAGATGACAGTTGCGCTGGCGGCGCATGTAAGATCTAA